One stretch of Arachis duranensis cultivar V14167 chromosome 1, aradu.V14167.gnm2.J7QH, whole genome shotgun sequence DNA includes these proteins:
- the LOC127748492 gene encoding uncharacterized protein LOC127748492 yields the protein MISKYCYEALDKCLIDILRCSDSYNAHLPFGGKVIVLGGDFIQILPVIPRGSRQDVIQSSINSSYLWHNCKVLKLTKKMRLSLGENNIQELRNFAQWLLKISDGLASDTTDGEPIIYIPSNILIKNSETALDDLIDFVYPDMLSNLSIENYFKDKAILAPTLDCVTNVNNKMTTGLPRQERVYLSSDFVCAEEGNMEFEIDAFSLEILNGINYSGLPPHKLVLKVGKLEEWEIM from the coding sequence ATGATAAGTAAGTATTGTTACGAAGCTTTAGACAAATGCCTCATAGACATCTTAAGGTGCTCAGATTCGTATAATGCTCATTTGCCATTTGGAGGTAAAGTTATTGTTCTCGGAGgagattttatacaaattttacCTGTGATTCCTAGAGGCTCAAGGCAAGATGTAATTCAGTCTTCTATTAATTCTTCATATTTGTGGCATAACTGTAAGGTTTTGAAGCTTACAAAAAAAATGAGATTGTCACTAGGTGAAAACAACATACAAGAACTCAGAAATTTTGCacaatggctactcaaaattaGTGATGGTTTGGCTAGTGATACAACAGATGGTGAACCGATCATTTATATACCATCTAACATTTTGATTAAGAACTCTGAGACAGCTTTGGATGACCTCATTGATTTCGTGTATCCAGATATGTTATCCAATTTATCCATTGAAAATTATTTCAAGGATAAAGCAATTCTTGCACCAACTTTAGATTGTGTCACTAATGTCAACAACAAGATGACTACAGGGTTACCTAGACAAGAAAGAGTCTACTTAAGTTCAGACTTTGTGTGTGCTGAAGAGGGAAATATGGAATTTGAGATAGATGCTTTCTCGCTGGAGATTCTAAATGGAATAAATTATTCAGGTCTACCACCACACAAGTTGGTTCTGAAGGTTGGCAAGTTAGAAGAATGGGAAATCATGTGA